Proteins encoded by one window of Synergistes jonesii:
- the gpJ gene encoding TipJ family phage tail tip protein — protein MGSSSSGYRAPVEAPNTLQSMQEVTIVEAISEGPIVGLYTGDEKSIALNKNPLKTPEGAFTYQNVSWDIRLGLPDQEPFADVAGTESETGVGVEVTKYFPRASGSGSGAVTRTITNPNVTHVRVTLGVQGLYRQILDDEDRSGDTEGETVSYRVTVKDKDNNVVVRDDQSRTDKTMSQAQWSIKYALSGGAPWTVTVTKLHDDNEKSNIKNDLYWSSYTEIINRKMIYPHTALMMVRGNAETFGSSIPSRAYRVKGLIVEVPGNYDPATRTYSGIWDGTFQNAWTDNPAWILRDLIESDRYGLKKFFPPRWINPLMDKWTLYEIAKICDESVDDGFGGTEPRYTFNGQIMGAGEAREVVQSIASVFHGMTYWGSALMYATCDYPTDPLRTLNQSTINDGTLSYSTGSAREIHSVALVTWYDPDNYGEATIETVVDWDKYQRYGKSEVKVTAYGCYSRGQAYRHGLWTLLTEDEQWQCTLEQGLEGYDLMPGTVIKIADPNIMGIRYSGRAVNIGVDSVTLDAPVSLTVGETYTLYIVADDGTEESREITSRGTSNVVNVSAPFSKTFSDNPAWSISGTDAAPREFAVRSLKEKQDGRVEVSLREVNSGKYLQLESGIVLKRPPVRIKSPHGYIAAPTGLEVYANTYFDNGTPRQRLTFSWSASGDSDAALYEACYKTPSGSWNNFAAQRTSSVDIPAAVPGEWLFRVRACSLDGRYSEWAEKSYTLGGIALIPKAPVNLRATGGFRCATVAWDMPDDPLIGYFEVLMASSEDVADAAVVGKIYGASFDVYGLGVLDTRWFWVRSVSYADNGIYSDTVGPVSATTNALQASDLPDGTIQESHLASALQTEIAKIPDIEVDISEIVDDVAAREARIRSDVNTIKEGLQGDIALVEQKTDATAQELSDLSDATDTAVSRLSGDISAAAQQAAANVEAAKALLRGESRNLTDEMMEQLDALSEAVIGTLSMVKDVGDRLSDAGVYVDPDNGEVRIYGLDVLRRETDLRISNAEIMLDAQAAKISQKVTLAQVDERIAGMAFDNVGQLLLEGVNARIDDVSQELDAQKVELKSKASSVIVQEHTARIAQAEADLQGLDAAIALKASLVELDLAVARIEAAEVKIDAQNGTISGFVGQYADDFDALAEGVIQNASNQFENDKATRQAIAYAKQELIGRLNIVDGRLEAEAASRLILEAQIKNAAASLISEKELRAREDEAIATLVDRVIVDVDSNRAAIIEEAELRADRDEAYGKMHNAMIASVDDSAGDADLAALISGFRGEQSIRRQMAGFYSDLDTRVKENEIAEATKREALVAQMNENKALIETEQLVRAAENEALALRIDNAFVEVGDAKAAITEEAQARADQYGALATQISGISAGSSIDKQELLDAIAAESQARIAAIEAEAAARGTALTAEENARIAAIQQEAADRSAAIDEAVGEERRQRTADVMEVREANSKGLESYGTLLSFQIADSQEAAGEALMEALLSNENALKEQKRRLAAHYEYLDSRVNELGVAQAEDREALIVMMDGNIAAIKREQYVLADKNEALAKDIQTLFAEVGDANAAIIAEQEARASADAAAASRVDTLTATVGSNKSEAAAAIQSEADARIAAIEAEAAARGTALTAEENARIAAIQTEATARQQAIDNEAAARIAAVREEREARVSGDNALSSRINTLVSDVGGAMSAITEEAQTRADKDEAYGRLGTAMIAASDEDAGEAALYAAMLAHDIGRKLTEQFAVYYNTLDTRIKQGLLSEAQARELMAAKLAAAQAAIETEKIVRADRDGALASTITTVQAKVTTEETERKAAIQDERTARVNADNALASRVSTVEAKSGGNEAAIQTLSEVTAGKPDIYNQATAPAGTVDKPLKLGDLWINPNNEISRWNGAAWVKCTDKELTDFKAQAAAATWLKTQVSSGGRKVVAGLGLLATAGNGSEFVILADRFYLVKDKNGELVQPFAVDASDPNDPKVVIEGNFFVQALKNGGYADATGWIIGDKIAAHSKIQLGAGGEFIAGGGAKFQMGNGAVFIDSETRR, from the coding sequence ATGGGCAGTTCTTCTTCGGGTTACCGCGCGCCGGTCGAAGCGCCGAACACGCTACAGTCGATGCAGGAGGTCACTATCGTCGAGGCTATATCCGAGGGCCCCATCGTAGGACTGTACACCGGCGACGAAAAGAGCATCGCGCTGAATAAAAACCCGCTCAAGACGCCGGAAGGCGCGTTCACATATCAGAATGTGAGCTGGGATATTCGGCTCGGGCTGCCAGACCAGGAGCCGTTCGCGGACGTCGCCGGCACCGAATCAGAAACCGGCGTCGGCGTAGAAGTCACGAAATACTTCCCGCGCGCGTCGGGCAGCGGCTCGGGCGCCGTGACCCGTACCATCACGAACCCAAACGTGACGCACGTCCGCGTCACGCTCGGCGTGCAGGGGCTTTATCGGCAGATATTGGACGACGAAGACCGCAGCGGCGACACAGAAGGCGAAACGGTGAGCTATCGCGTCACCGTCAAGGACAAGGACAACAACGTCGTCGTGCGCGATGACCAGAGCCGCACCGACAAGACTATGTCGCAGGCCCAGTGGTCGATAAAATATGCCCTCTCGGGCGGCGCTCCGTGGACGGTGACGGTGACGAAGCTTCACGACGACAATGAGAAGTCGAACATTAAGAACGACCTCTATTGGAGCAGCTATACGGAAATCATCAACCGGAAGATGATATACCCGCACACGGCGCTGATGATGGTGCGAGGCAACGCCGAGACTTTCGGCAGCTCGATACCGTCGAGGGCGTACCGCGTGAAGGGCCTCATCGTCGAGGTGCCGGGCAACTACGACCCTGCGACGCGGACATATAGCGGCATCTGGGACGGTACATTCCAAAACGCATGGACGGACAACCCCGCGTGGATTTTGCGCGACCTGATCGAGAGCGACAGATACGGGCTCAAGAAGTTTTTCCCGCCGCGCTGGATAAACCCGCTGATGGACAAGTGGACGCTCTACGAGATAGCCAAAATCTGCGACGAGAGCGTCGACGACGGCTTCGGGGGCACGGAGCCGCGTTACACTTTCAACGGACAGATAATGGGCGCCGGCGAGGCGCGCGAGGTCGTGCAGTCTATCGCCTCCGTATTCCACGGTATGACCTATTGGGGGAGCGCGCTGATGTACGCGACGTGCGACTATCCTACCGACCCGCTGCGGACGCTCAACCAGAGCACGATAAACGACGGTACGTTGTCCTATTCCACCGGCAGCGCGCGGGAGATACACAGCGTCGCGTTGGTCACGTGGTACGACCCCGACAACTACGGCGAAGCGACTATTGAGACCGTCGTCGATTGGGACAAATACCAGCGTTACGGCAAGAGCGAGGTCAAGGTCACCGCCTACGGCTGCTACAGCCGCGGGCAGGCGTACCGCCACGGGCTGTGGACGCTGCTGACGGAAGACGAACAGTGGCAGTGCACGCTTGAGCAGGGGCTCGAAGGCTATGACCTGATGCCGGGCACGGTGATAAAAATCGCCGACCCGAACATAATGGGTATCCGCTACTCCGGTCGGGCCGTGAACATCGGAGTGGATTCCGTTACGCTCGACGCGCCGGTGAGCCTTACAGTCGGCGAAACGTACACGCTGTACATCGTGGCCGACGACGGCACGGAGGAGTCGCGGGAGATAACGAGCCGCGGGACTTCCAACGTCGTCAACGTTTCCGCGCCCTTTTCGAAGACGTTCTCCGACAATCCGGCGTGGAGCATCAGCGGCACGGACGCGGCCCCGCGTGAATTCGCGGTGCGCTCGCTCAAGGAAAAGCAGGACGGACGCGTCGAGGTCTCGCTGCGCGAGGTCAATTCCGGCAAGTATCTCCAGCTTGAAAGCGGGATAGTACTCAAGCGCCCGCCGGTGCGCATAAAGAGCCCGCACGGCTATATTGCGGCTCCTACGGGGCTGGAAGTATATGCCAACACCTATTTCGACAACGGCACGCCGAGGCAGCGGCTAACTTTCTCATGGTCGGCTTCCGGCGATTCGGACGCCGCGCTGTACGAAGCGTGTTACAAGACCCCGTCCGGCTCGTGGAACAATTTTGCGGCGCAGCGGACGTCGTCGGTAGACATTCCGGCCGCCGTGCCCGGAGAATGGCTTTTCCGCGTGCGCGCCTGTTCGTTGGACGGGCGCTATTCGGAGTGGGCCGAAAAAAGCTATACGCTCGGCGGGATAGCGCTTATCCCGAAGGCTCCGGTAAATCTCAGGGCGACGGGCGGCTTCCGTTGCGCGACGGTCGCATGGGACATGCCCGACGACCCGCTCATCGGCTACTTCGAGGTGCTGATGGCATCGAGCGAAGACGTCGCTGATGCCGCCGTCGTAGGCAAGATATACGGCGCGAGCTTCGACGTCTACGGGCTCGGCGTGCTCGATACACGCTGGTTTTGGGTACGTTCCGTATCCTACGCGGACAACGGGATATACAGCGACACAGTAGGTCCCGTATCGGCCACGACGAACGCGCTGCAAGCCTCCGACCTTCCCGACGGCACGATACAGGAGTCGCATCTTGCGTCGGCGTTGCAGACGGAGATAGCGAAAATCCCCGACATCGAGGTAGACATATCGGAGATAGTAGACGACGTGGCTGCGCGCGAGGCGCGGATAAGAAGCGACGTAAACACGATAAAAGAGGGCTTGCAGGGCGACATCGCGCTCGTAGAGCAGAAAACCGACGCCACGGCGCAGGAGCTGAGCGACCTATCCGACGCAACGGATACTGCCGTATCCCGTCTGTCTGGCGACATCAGCGCGGCGGCGCAACAGGCGGCCGCGAACGTCGAAGCGGCGAAGGCGCTGCTGCGCGGCGAGTCCAGGAACCTCACAGACGAAATGATGGAACAGCTCGACGCGCTGTCCGAAGCCGTGATAGGCACATTAAGCATGGTCAAAGACGTGGGCGACCGTCTATCCGACGCCGGCGTATACGTAGACCCGGACAACGGAGAAGTGCGCATCTACGGGCTCGACGTGCTGCGGCGAGAAACAGACCTGCGCATCTCCAACGCCGAAATAATGCTCGACGCGCAAGCCGCGAAAATCTCGCAGAAAGTCACACTCGCGCAGGTAGACGAGCGCATCGCCGGCATGGCGTTCGACAACGTCGGACAACTGCTGCTCGAAGGCGTCAACGCGCGCATAGACGACGTATCGCAGGAACTGGACGCACAAAAAGTCGAGCTCAAAAGCAAAGCGTCGAGCGTTATCGTACAGGAACACACCGCGCGCATCGCGCAGGCGGAAGCCGACCTGCAGGGGCTCGACGCGGCCATAGCGCTCAAAGCCTCCCTCGTCGAACTCGACCTGGCCGTGGCGCGCATAGAGGCGGCCGAAGTGAAAATAGACGCGCAGAACGGCACCATAAGCGGCTTCGTCGGGCAGTACGCGGACGACTTCGACGCGCTCGCGGAAGGCGTCATACAGAACGCCTCCAACCAATTTGAGAACGACAAAGCGACCAGACAAGCCATCGCCTACGCCAAACAGGAACTCATCGGGCGGCTCAACATAGTCGACGGGCGACTCGAAGCCGAAGCGGCGTCGAGGCTCATACTCGAAGCGCAGATAAAAAACGCCGCCGCCTCGCTCATCTCCGAAAAAGAACTGCGCGCGCGGGAGGACGAAGCCATCGCCACGCTCGTAGACCGCGTGATAGTCGACGTCGATTCAAACCGCGCGGCGATAATCGAAGAAGCCGAGCTGCGGGCCGACAGAGACGAAGCCTATGGAAAAATGCACAACGCCATGATAGCGAGCGTAGACGACTCGGCCGGCGACGCGGATTTAGCCGCCCTCATATCCGGATTCAGGGGCGAGCAGTCCATACGCCGGCAGATGGCCGGATTTTACAGCGACCTTGATACGCGCGTAAAAGAAAACGAAATCGCCGAAGCGACGAAACGCGAAGCCCTCGTCGCCCAGATGAACGAAAACAAAGCGCTGATAGAAACCGAACAACTCGTCCGCGCGGCGGAAAACGAAGCGCTCGCCCTGCGCATAGACAACGCCTTCGTCGAAGTAGGCGACGCCAAAGCCGCTATAACCGAAGAGGCGCAGGCCCGCGCCGACCAATACGGCGCGCTCGCCACGCAGATCAGCGGCATAAGCGCCGGCTCCTCCATCGACAAGCAGGAATTGCTCGACGCGATAGCGGCCGAGTCGCAGGCGCGCATCGCGGCTATAGAGGCGGAAGCCGCCGCGCGCGGTACGGCCCTCACGGCCGAAGAGAACGCGCGCATCGCAGCCATACAGCAGGAGGCGGCCGACAGGTCTGCCGCGATAGACGAAGCGGTAGGCGAAGAAAGGCGTCAGCGCACGGCCGACGTAATGGAAGTGCGCGAAGCCAACAGCAAGGGGCTCGAAAGCTACGGCACGCTGCTCTCCTTCCAGATCGCCGACAGCCAAGAGGCGGCCGGCGAAGCGCTGATGGAAGCGCTGCTCAGCAACGAAAACGCGCTCAAAGAGCAGAAGAGGCGCCTCGCCGCGCATTATGAATACCTCGACTCGCGCGTGAACGAGCTGGGGGTCGCCCAAGCGGAAGACCGTGAAGCCCTGATAGTGATGATGGACGGCAACATCGCGGCGATAAAGCGCGAACAGTACGTGCTGGCGGACAAAAACGAGGCGCTTGCCAAAGACATACAGACTCTATTCGCCGAAGTGGGCGACGCCAATGCCGCGATAATCGCCGAACAAGAAGCGCGGGCCTCCGCGGACGCGGCCGCCGCGAGCAGAGTGGACACGCTCACCGCGACCGTCGGGAGCAATAAAAGCGAGGCTGCCGCCGCGATACAGTCCGAGGCTGACGCGCGCATAGCGGCGATAGAGGCGGAGGCCGCCGCGCGCGGTACGGCCCTCACGGCCGAAGAGAACGCGCGCATCGCAGCCATACAGACGGAAGCCACGGCCCGCCAACAGGCGATAGACAACGAAGCCGCGGCGCGTATAGCCGCCGTCCGCGAAGAACGGGAGGCGCGCGTAAGCGGCGACAACGCATTGTCGAGCCGCATAAACACGCTCGTCTCAGACGTAGGCGGCGCGATGTCCGCGATAACCGAAGAGGCGCAGACGCGGGCCGACAAAGACGAAGCGTACGGACGGCTGGGCACGGCGATGATAGCCGCGAGCGACGAAGATGCGGGCGAAGCGGCGCTCTACGCGGCGATGCTGGCCCACGACATCGGCCGGAAGCTGACCGAACAATTCGCGGTCTACTACAACACGCTGGACACGCGCATCAAGCAGGGGCTGCTTTCGGAGGCGCAGGCGCGCGAACTTATGGCGGCCAAACTGGCGGCGGCGCAGGCGGCGATAGAGACCGAGAAAATAGTGCGGGCCGATAGGGACGGCGCGCTGGCAAGCACCATCACCACCGTGCAGGCCAAGGTGACGACGGAAGAGACCGAACGCAAGGCGGCGATACAGGACGAGCGCACCGCGCGCGTAAACGCGGACAACGCACTCGCGAGCCGAGTGAGCACCGTAGAGGCCAAATCCGGCGGCAACGAAGCCGCGATACAGACGCTCTCCGAAGTCACTGCCGGCAAGCCCGACATCTACAATCAGGCGACCGCGCCGGCGGGCACGGTGGACAAGCCGCTGAAATTGGGCGACTTATGGATAAACCCCAACAACGAGATAAGCCGCTGGAACGGCGCCGCATGGGTCAAGTGCACCGACAAAGAGCTGACAGACTTCAAGGCGCAGGCGGCGGCCGCCACGTGGCTTAAAACGCAGGTATCGAGCGGCGGCAGAAAAGTCGTCGCGGGGCTCGGGCTTTTGGCTACCGCCGGCAACGGCTCGGAATTCGTCATATTGGCCGACAGATTCTACCTCGTGAAAGACAAAAACGGCGAGCTCGTGCAGCCCTTCGCGGTGGACGCCAGCGACCCGAACGACCCGAAAGTAGTCATCGAGGGCAACTTTTTCGTGCAGGCGCTGAAAAACGGCGGCTACGCCGATGCCACCGGCTGGATAATCGGCGACAAAATAGCCGCGCACAGCAAGATACAGTTAGGCGCGGGCGGCGAGTTCATCGCCGGCGGCGGAGCCAAATTCCAGATGGGCAACGGAGCGGTCTTCATCGACTCGGAGACGCGCAGATGA
- a CDS encoding tail assembly protein: MLRKVCLHGYLAEKFGEVFELDVQTPAEAVRALSVQLKGFASSVRGGEFFVLRDKEKLEEVELLMTMGGASELHIVPVANGSKNNGVLKVVLGVVLIGVSFAVAGWSMAGMSNVVFGSVTAGHMLAMGAGMLLNGLGQLLSPTPTIDSNESPDSRPSYLFSGAQNLEEEGNVIPLVYGAPWAGSLVASCGFDTQEVN, encoded by the coding sequence ATGCTTAGGAAGGTTTGCCTCCACGGCTATTTGGCCGAGAAGTTCGGCGAAGTTTTCGAACTGGATGTGCAGACTCCGGCCGAAGCGGTGCGGGCGCTGTCCGTGCAGTTGAAGGGCTTCGCCTCTTCCGTGCGCGGCGGCGAATTTTTCGTGCTGCGCGATAAGGAGAAACTTGAAGAGGTCGAGCTGCTTATGACGATGGGCGGTGCCAGCGAACTGCACATCGTGCCGGTCGCGAACGGCAGCAAAAACAACGGCGTGCTGAAAGTGGTGCTCGGCGTCGTGCTGATAGGCGTCAGTTTCGCAGTCGCCGGCTGGAGCATGGCGGGAATGAGCAACGTCGTATTCGGAAGCGTCACGGCCGGGCACATGCTCGCGATGGGCGCGGGCATGCTCCTAAACGGGCTGGGGCAGCTGCTTTCGCCGACTCCTACGATAGACAGCAACGAGAGCCCGGATTCAAGGCCGAGTTATCTCTTCTCCGGAGCACAAAACCTTGAAGAAGAGGGCAACGTCATTCCGCTGGTGTACGGCGCGCCGTGGGCCGGCTCGCTGGTCGCTTCCTGCGGCTTCGACACGCAGGAGGTGAACTAA
- a CDS encoding NlpC/P60 family protein — protein sequence MELTAELKIHMKAHAAEVYPFEACGIVAGGVYVPLANTACDCRNDFTLPARTFLDYEVQAVFHSHPDAPDAPTESDMKSQIDTAVPWILCSAGEEGASEPYMWGGGYIPPLVRREFRHGPSGTDGKGDCYALIKDWYKLERDIELPEFPRSDEWWKSGGHLYAENFAAAGFHAVTGQEREIGDVAFMAINCNEMNHAAVYIGGGMFLQHLARRLSRRDPAPMWAKMIRMWVRRDA from the coding sequence ATGGAGCTTACGGCAGAACTTAAGATTCATATGAAGGCGCACGCGGCGGAAGTGTATCCATTCGAGGCGTGCGGCATCGTTGCGGGCGGCGTGTATGTGCCGCTCGCCAATACGGCTTGCGACTGCCGTAACGATTTCACGCTGCCCGCGCGAACTTTTTTAGATTACGAAGTGCAGGCGGTTTTCCACTCACACCCCGACGCGCCGGACGCGCCTACCGAATCGGATATGAAAAGCCAGATAGACACGGCTGTACCGTGGATACTCTGCTCCGCCGGCGAAGAGGGCGCAAGCGAGCCCTATATGTGGGGCGGCGGTTATATTCCGCCGCTGGTAAGGCGCGAGTTCCGCCACGGGCCTTCGGGGACGGACGGCAAGGGCGACTGCTACGCGCTGATAAAAGACTGGTACAAGTTGGAACGAGACATAGAACTGCCCGAGTTCCCGCGCTCCGATGAATGGTGGAAGAGCGGCGGGCATCTATACGCTGAGAATTTCGCGGCCGCGGGCTTTCACGCGGTAACCGGACAAGAGCGAGAGATTGGAGACGTGGCCTTCATGGCCATCAACTGCAACGAGATGAACCACGCGGCGGTATACATCGGCGGCGGAATGTTCTTGCAGCATTTGGCGCGCCGGCTCTCGCGCCGCGACCCTGCGCCGATGTGGGCGAAAATGATACGAATGTGGGTGAGGCGCGATGCTTAG
- a CDS encoding phage minor tail protein L produces the protein MTTIVQEAQSPAPSPFISLYILDASVIGGGILRWASSAEADGGNIRYEGVEYPPLNFAVEGFAWDGDTPPRPKITASIASDGGLPSRFLDLAIGFRGGQGALLYRIRTFARFLDGHEDAGTGIEFPRDLFIVDRILALTKSSIQWELISPLDLPHCSLPSRQALRDSCPWIYRHWNADSGQFEYVPAGSQGCPYTGEAYFTKNGEVTVVAANDVCGRRLSDCVLRYGSEPLPYGGFPGLKRGNI, from the coding sequence ATGACGACTATCGTTCAGGAAGCGCAGTCGCCTGCGCCGAGCCCGTTCATATCGCTTTATATCCTCGACGCCTCCGTTATCGGCGGGGGCATCTTGCGTTGGGCGAGCAGCGCAGAAGCAGACGGAGGCAACATCAGATATGAGGGTGTCGAATACCCCCCGCTCAACTTCGCGGTCGAGGGCTTTGCCTGGGACGGAGACACCCCGCCGCGCCCGAAAATCACGGCGAGTATAGCAAGCGACGGGGGGCTCCCAAGCCGCTTCCTTGATTTGGCCATAGGCTTTCGCGGAGGTCAGGGCGCACTGCTCTACCGTATACGCACATTCGCGCGCTTTTTGGACGGACACGAGGACGCGGGCACAGGGATAGAGTTCCCGCGCGATTTGTTCATCGTAGACCGCATTTTGGCGCTGACGAAAAGCTCTATCCAGTGGGAGCTAATATCCCCGCTGGATCTGCCGCATTGCAGCCTGCCGAGCCGTCAGGCGCTGCGCGATTCGTGCCCGTGGATATACCGGCACTGGAACGCCGACAGCGGGCAATTCGAATACGTCCCCGCCGGCTCGCAGGGCTGCCCTTATACGGGGGAAGCCTATTTCACAAAGAACGGGGAAGTTACCGTGGTCGCGGCGAACGACGTATGCGGCCGCCGCTTATCCGACTGCGTGCTGCGCTACGGCAGCGAGCCGCTGCCTTACGGCGGCTTTCCTGGGCTGAAACGGGGGAATATCTGA
- a CDS encoding phage tail protein, whose protein sequence is MSDVFTPARRPTTSEETIKSRYQENEFGDGYEQNIRLGLNDKYSELSLTWETMNPSEGAALLTFFRAHMEASFEWRYMPFQPVRKWRVVGDPSSSAEKGLFKVQVTLREVFI, encoded by the coding sequence ATGAGCGATGTTTTTACCCCGGCGCGTCGTCCTACGACGTCGGAGGAGACGATAAAGTCGCGCTACCAAGAAAACGAGTTCGGCGACGGGTACGAGCAGAATATCAGGCTCGGGTTGAATGATAAGTATTCCGAATTGTCGCTGACATGGGAGACAATGAACCCGTCCGAGGGCGCGGCGCTGCTGACGTTCTTCCGCGCGCATATGGAAGCCTCTTTCGAGTGGCGCTATATGCCGTTTCAACCGGTCAGAAAATGGCGCGTCGTCGGAGACCCGAGCAGCTCTGCGGAAAAAGGGCTGTTCAAAGTGCAGGTCACTCTCCGTGAGGTATTCATATGA
- a CDS encoding minor capsid protein, giving the protein MTLVEAVRQMLIDAGLQHVYIIDCPETGAAVLITPYESIPYDGVPVGEQRFQVYCAAATYPASEALAWQAFRAIEDGAVPECDREVVGLARAIQEPFYLDKDDYGRYIHEFNAAISAVWKGEN; this is encoded by the coding sequence ATGACTCTTGTTGAAGCAGTGCGACAGATGTTGATAGACGCTGGCTTGCAGCACGTCTATATCATCGACTGCCCCGAAACGGGCGCGGCTGTGCTGATCACTCCGTATGAGTCGATCCCCTATGACGGCGTGCCCGTCGGAGAGCAGCGTTTTCAGGTCTATTGCGCGGCTGCGACTTACCCTGCCTCCGAAGCGCTGGCATGGCAGGCTTTTCGCGCGATAGAAGACGGGGCGGTGCCTGAATGCGACCGCGAAGTGGTAGGTCTGGCGCGCGCCATACAGGAGCCGTTTTATCTGGACAAAGACGATTATGGGCGATACATTCACGAGTTTAACGCCGCGATAAGCGCGGTGTGGAAGGGAGAAAATTAA